The Cydia strobilella chromosome 16, ilCydStro3.1, whole genome shotgun sequence genomic sequence AACTCAGCCTTCACCTCACTAAGATCACTTTGAGCCCTTTCCGATATTTTCCGCGAGAAGTCACCTCCACCAGTCATCTTCCGCGTTGCGGCCACACGATAAAAGGCCCGAGACTTGGGACCTTTCGCCATTAGAGTCTCTAATGCCATTCTTTCTACGGTTTCCAGATCCTCTTCAGGGTGTTGTCTCCTCAATTCTCGGAGAACAGCAACATAATCTCGGCGAGATTTCTCCACTTCCCGACCTTCGTCATCATCGGATGCAAAATCATCGCCCGGTTTTAATGCCATTTCTACGGAGCCATCGCCTTCAGCTTCCACAATCACTCCTCGCTCGTTGACACGATAGCCTTTCTTTAAATACTTGTACACTAGCAGCCGGCGATCTGCTATGTAAGCTGTCATAACTGTCGCTGGAAAGAAGAGGAAGGTGACAGTGCCTTCCCACACTTCGACTTCGTTCGGTGATATAACAGCCAGGATGAGGTATAGCCACACATACGCGAATATGGACCAAGTGGCGGTCACCAGAAATACTCGGAGATGCTTGATCTTCCGCACCTCACCGTCAGGAATCACACCCACACATATCGCCATGATAACGAACAAATTATAAGCGGCGGAGCCCACGATAGTCCCCGGCCCCAAATCGCCCGCTTCGAAGTTCTTTCCAGCTATCTCTATAACGGACAACAAAATCTCAGGCGCACTAGACCCTAAGGCCATTAAAGTCAAGTTGGCAACAGTCTCATTccacacacgaacgacaacgatcTGGTCGCTGCCGTTACGCCGCACGCGCACCTCCTTCTCGCGCGACGTGATGACTTCGATAGCGGCCATGAAGCGGTCCGAGACGATGGACACGCCGATGAAGAGGTACATGAGCGCCACGAAGTAGACGATGCCGCGGAGCGCGATGTCGAGGGTCGGGACATCTTCGAGCGGGTGCCAGACGGGCAGCACGAGCCCGTCGGAGCACTGGAGGCGGTGCGGGGTGGTGGCGTTGCGCGGCGCGGAGCGCGCTGGCGGCTCGGCGCGGGCCACCACGCAGCAGGCCGCGAGCGCGGCGAGCGCGGGCCGCATGCCGCGTTACCTAACGCCACCCATGCGCGGCGACCGGCGCTGGTCGTAGCCGGCGCCCGACTGAGCGTCGCGACGCCGCCCCGCCCCGCGCCGATCACCGTAGAGGCTTCTTGCGGTTAACTAAAACTCGCATGCGAACACTTAGGCTTTGTACACGTTTTAATGTTACGCAACGTTGTAAATTTCATTTGGTGGCGGCTTAGAAAGTTTGCAGGAAAAAGGTTATTAGCTCGCGCTGAGTTATCAAACTTAGTTTAAATTCGCTTCTTGTTATCAGAAGTTTGGCTAAGTTGTGGGGTAGGCGGTTATATTGTCGTTCGCGGTTGAGGGGGTGCGAATATTAAGAAGCTTGGaagattaaattatttatgttgtcTTATGGAAGGTCGTGTGTCAATAAAGGGAGGTTGTAATCTTTTAAATTGATTCGTCGGTTCCGGAGCGCTGGGAGATAATAATTTTGCTGACGGGCGGCTTTAATGAATTCGCTGATCGATGCAGCTTAATATTTCACACAGACGTTTTCATTATTACCGAGTTAGGCGTATTTTCGCATTGCAGCCGTGTCAAATTTAGGAATATATAAATTCATTTCTAAGAAAAGTTTGAATACTTAGGTAGTACTAAAGCTTATTTTCGTGACAAACCGATATTTCACACTTTTGTCAAAGAGCGTAGGTATCTACtgatttaaaattaaagtattgTGAgttataatgaaaataaaaagtcaGGTAAGTAATTAACGCCCGTCGCTTTTGTAATAGCATACAAAATGGATGAAGATGGATGCCCGGTGAATCCGAATTAAGTAAGTCTCGCTTAGGTATACAgaagcggcaaaaaatctatcatattgctatttttatgcaggcattcattcgaaaattcatgaaattagactttatatcatatcatagagtaacttattagagcggtactgtcatagtaaattttgtaaccccagtaaattcactgccatctgtcgacacactttaaaactaaaaataaagatttataaaaatacgatagaatgtatttaaatatagataaatgattttttttgtttgcattaattatttttatgattttgacccatgttctttcactgatatgcgttaaaattgttaaataacaaacgaaaccgtcaacgccatctatacgactgtaggccaaaactagtagcgccctctgaacgagaatcaaattttcttgattttcgaggcacgttttttccttagactgtatccatctattacggagttatatctatctttgatcatataaacaatgattgtatcatcaccacgaccacatatatatatatatacgtatgTACGACTCACTGCACGTGGCAACAGGCAGCCACGTTaac encodes the following:
- the LOC134748603 gene encoding sodium/calcium exchanger 3-like, whose translation is MRPALAALAACCVVARAEPPARSAPRNATTPHRLQCSDGLVLPVWHPLEDVPTLDIALRGIVYFVALMYLFIGVSIVSDRFMAAIEVITSREKEVRVRRNGSDQIVVVRVWNETVANLTLMALGSSAPEILLSVIEIAGKNFEAGDLGPGTIVGSAAYNLFVIMAICVGVIPDGEVRKIKHLRVFLVTATWSIFAYVWLYLILAVISPNEVEVWEGTVTFLFFPATVMTAYIADRRLLVYKYLKKGYRVNERGVIVEAEGDGSVEMALKPGDDFASDDDEGREVEKSRRDYVAVLRELRRQHPEEDLETVERMALETLMAKGPKSRAFYRVAATRKMTGGGDFSRKISERAQSDLSEVKAELQRRGSGSPSIEPRGPNVRFEPDHYTVMENCGSFEVRVVRAGDLSGEVTVQYTTEDGTAEAGSDYVAAQGSLVFKPGETEKTFTVQVIDDDVFEEDEHFYVRLSSAKGACLASPSSATVVILDDDHSGVFSFPQRDFELTESVGTYDLRVGRTAGARGKVLVPYWTEDGTAKSGAQYEPAEGHIIFENNETEKFIPLHIIEEDSYEKDVLFYVNLGNPELIGEVFETFLADASATVSVAFEPDDDKPVYNEANHLATLPEEEAAVAMMGLPRAGEITRAQLRIKESKEFKNTVDKLVQRANASIIIGTSSWKEQFSEALTVSSGSDNPDEPPSVSDYLMHVVTVFWKIIFALIPPTGKFT